One genomic segment of Intestinimonas butyriciproducens includes these proteins:
- a CDS encoding S-layer homology domain-containing protein, whose translation MRPRFFPLALALSVLLALPAAAFSDVPADTWYASSAAQCQQAGLLKGTSSDTFSPDKTVTLAEVMTVAARLSYQQSGGNGDLPTAPESWGTGSINTPAGAVLLSFSSEDLDHKLSYYFDSTTPRRLHLLLEVNSQEYKALSPAGGAAEVSLTLNGAIVLTGFLAPASDGTLRIEFTAAVGLDYTAFHRELSSFLPAPARGLWYRNALWYAREHGLMDAQPMETPFEAPASREELGEWILSALPADCFPATTTVDSLPDTEDPGVLTLYRAGIFTGVDAQGTFAGNRTLTRAELAAVLARVLDPQQRVSFNSRN comes from the coding sequence ATGAGACCCCGATTTTTTCCCCTTGCCCTGGCGCTGTCCGTGCTGCTCGCCCTCCCCGCGGCCGCCTTTTCCGACGTGCCCGCAGACACCTGGTACGCCAGCAGCGCAGCCCAATGTCAACAGGCCGGCCTGCTCAAAGGCACCTCCTCAGACACCTTTTCCCCAGACAAAACCGTCACCTTGGCAGAGGTCATGACTGTGGCCGCCCGTCTGTCCTACCAGCAGTCAGGCGGAAACGGAGACCTCCCGACGGCTCCGGAGAGTTGGGGAACCGGTTCGATCAACACGCCTGCCGGTGCAGTCCTGCTCTCCTTCTCCTCTGAAGACCTGGACCACAAATTGTCCTATTATTTTGACAGTACCACACCCCGCCGTCTCCACCTGCTGCTGGAGGTGAACAGCCAGGAATATAAAGCCCTCTCCCCCGCCGGCGGAGCCGCAGAGGTGAGTCTGACGCTGAATGGAGCCATTGTGCTCACAGGCTTCCTCGCACCCGCATCCGACGGCACGCTCCGCATCGAGTTTACCGCCGCCGTAGGTCTCGACTACACTGCCTTCCACCGCGAACTCTCCTCTTTTCTTCCCGCACCGGCCCGTGGATTGTGGTATCGAAACGCCCTGTGGTATGCGCGCGAACACGGCCTGATGGACGCGCAGCCCATGGAAACCCCCTTTGAAGCCCCCGCCTCCCGGGAAGAACTGGGGGAGTGGATCCTGTCCGCACTGCCAGCGGACTGTTTTCCCGCCACCACCACCGTGGACTCCCTCCCTGACACCGAAGATCCGGGCGTACTCACGCTTTACCGCGCGGGAATCTTCACCGGTGTGGATGCACAGGGTACGTTTGCAGGAAATCGCACCCTTACCCGCGCCGAACTGGCTGCCGTATTGGCCAGAGTTCTGGACCCACAGCAAAGAGTTTCCTTTAATTCCAGGAATTAG
- the mscL gene encoding large-conductance mechanosensitive channel protein MscL → MYQEKTKGFIAEFKQFIARGNVMDMAVGVIVGGAFKAIADSLTADIIMPVIGIFVSENSFADLSLTVGTAVITYGNFIQAVLNFLIMALVVFCLVKGINRFHRKKEEAPAAPPAPAEPSEEEKLLMEIRDLLKERK, encoded by the coding sequence ATGTATCAGGAAAAAACCAAAGGGTTTATCGCAGAGTTCAAGCAATTCATTGCCCGCGGCAACGTCATGGACATGGCGGTGGGCGTCATCGTCGGCGGCGCGTTCAAGGCCATTGCCGATTCCCTCACCGCCGATATCATCATGCCCGTCATTGGTATCTTTGTCAGCGAAAATTCTTTTGCGGACCTAAGCCTCACCGTGGGGACCGCCGTCATTACATATGGAAATTTCATTCAGGCTGTGCTCAATTTCCTCATTATGGCCCTTGTCGTATTCTGCCTGGTCAAGGGTATCAATCGCTTCCATCGCAAAAAGGAAGAGGCGCCCGCCGCTCCCCCGGCACCCGCCGAGCCCTCTGAGGAAGAAAAGCTCCTGATGGAGATCCGCGATTTGCTGAAGGAGCGGAAGTAA
- the rsmG gene encoding 16S rRNA (guanine(527)-N(7))-methyltransferase RsmG has protein sequence MTEQLKEGLAQLGLTPPEGAVAQMAQYAGLLLEQNKVMNLTAIKEPAQVAALHFLDSAALLGCADLRGKSLVDVGTGAGFPGMVLKLMVPELRLTLVDSLGKRLDWLGEVCGALGLEGVERRHARAEELALQSGWRDSFDFATARAVAELRVLCEICLPYVKVGGRFLAMKAADCDEELSAAAHGAELLGGRLLPSYRYHIPGTEVDRRVIVVEKVAPTPKGYPRRWAKIQKSPLS, from the coding sequence ATGACCGAACAGCTAAAAGAGGGGCTGGCCCAATTGGGGCTTACACCGCCGGAAGGGGCCGTGGCACAGATGGCCCAGTACGCCGGACTGCTCCTGGAGCAAAACAAGGTGATGAATCTCACCGCCATCAAAGAGCCTGCGCAGGTGGCAGCCCTTCACTTTCTGGACTCCGCCGCCCTGCTGGGCTGTGCCGACCTGAGGGGAAAATCCCTGGTGGACGTGGGCACCGGCGCCGGTTTTCCCGGCATGGTGCTCAAGCTCATGGTCCCGGAGCTGCGGCTCACCCTGGTGGACAGTCTGGGCAAGCGCCTGGACTGGTTGGGCGAGGTGTGCGGAGCACTGGGACTGGAGGGGGTGGAGCGCCGTCACGCCCGCGCCGAGGAGCTCGCCCTCCAGTCGGGCTGGAGGGACTCCTTTGACTTTGCAACGGCCAGAGCCGTGGCCGAGCTGCGGGTGCTGTGTGAGATCTGCCTCCCCTATGTAAAAGTGGGCGGCCGGTTCCTCGCCATGAAAGCCGCGGACTGCGACGAAGAACTCTCCGCTGCTGCACACGGTGCAGAGCTCCTGGGGGGGCGGCTTCTCCCCTCCTATCGGTACCATATCCCCGGCACAGAGGTCGACCGAAGGGTCATCGTCGTGGAGAAGGTCGCCCCCACGCCCAAGGGCTATCCCAGACGTTGGGCCAAGATCCAGAAATCGCCTCTCTCCTGA